Proteins encoded together in one Amphritea japonica ATCC BAA-1530 window:
- a CDS encoding twin transmembrane helix small protein: protein MLKTLIVLIFIFIIISLFVGLYFLLQDQSRSHRTVKSLVLRVSLAIFLLLIILIGVYSGELKLRTPFPVLPASDQPSSQQSSL, encoded by the coding sequence ATGTTAAAGACGCTTATCGTGCTCATATTTATATTCATTATCATCAGCCTCTTTGTCGGTCTCTACTTTCTTCTCCAGGATCAAAGCCGCTCCCACCGCACCGTCAAGTCATTAGTTTTAAGAGTCTCTCTAGCGATTTTTTTACTCTTGATCATCCTCATTGGCGTTTATAGTGGTGAACTAAAGCTCAGAACCCCATTCCCAGTGTTACCTGCATCTGACCAACCCTCATCACAACAATCCTCGTTATAA
- the ctaD gene encoding cytochrome c oxidase subunit I, with protein MGSIEQSVQSTDHHGPAKGITRWLYTTNHKDIGTLYLLFSLTMFFIGGCMALTIRAELFQPGLQLIMPEFFNQMTTMHGLIMVFGAVMPAFVGLANWMIPMMVGAPDMALPRMNNWSFWILPFAFSMMLSTLLMEGGAPNFGWTFYAPLSTTYAPPSVTFFIFAVHMMGISSIMGAINVIATILNMRVPGMKLMDMPLFVWTWLITAFLLIAVMPVLAGVVTMMLMDIHFGTSFFDAAGGGDPVLFQHVFWFFGHPEVYIMILPAFGVVSEIIPTFARKRLFGYASMVYATASIAILSFIVWAHHMFTVGLPLVGELFFMYTTMLIAVPTGVKVFNWVATMFRGSMTFETPMLFSLAFVVLFTIGGFSGLMLAIAPADFQYHDTYFVVAHFHYVLVPGSVFSIMAAAYFWLPKWTGHMYNEAMGKLHFWLSFIGVNVTFFPMHFLGLAGMPRRIPDYALQFADFNMVATFGAFLFGFSQLIFVYNVISCIRSGKKATAQVWEGSHGLEWTLSSPPPYHSFTEPPAFTSPHRANG; from the coding sequence ATGGGTAGCATAGAGCAGTCAGTGCAGAGTACAGATCACCATGGTCCAGCAAAAGGCATAACCCGTTGGCTTTATACAACCAATCATAAAGATATCGGTACGCTATATCTGCTGTTTAGCCTGACAATGTTTTTTATCGGTGGTTGTATGGCGCTGACGATTCGGGCTGAGCTATTTCAGCCAGGGCTGCAGTTAATTATGCCGGAATTCTTTAATCAGATGACCACTATGCATGGTTTGATTATGGTGTTTGGTGCGGTCATGCCGGCGTTCGTTGGATTAGCTAACTGGATGATTCCGATGATGGTGGGTGCGCCGGATATGGCACTGCCTCGAATGAACAATTGGAGTTTCTGGATTCTTCCTTTTGCTTTCTCCATGATGCTATCTACTTTGCTGATGGAGGGTGGAGCCCCCAATTTTGGCTGGACTTTCTACGCGCCATTATCGACAACCTATGCGCCTCCCAGTGTGACCTTCTTTATTTTTGCTGTACATATGATGGGTATCAGCTCGATTATGGGCGCGATCAATGTGATCGCTACTATTCTCAATATGCGCGTCCCCGGCATGAAGCTGATGGATATGCCGTTGTTTGTCTGGACCTGGCTGATTACTGCATTCTTATTGATAGCGGTGATGCCGGTGCTGGCTGGTGTGGTGACTATGATGTTGATGGATATCCATTTCGGCACCAGCTTTTTTGATGCAGCCGGCGGTGGTGATCCTGTCCTGTTTCAGCATGTATTCTGGTTTTTCGGTCACCCCGAGGTGTACATTATGATTCTGCCTGCGTTCGGGGTGGTGTCTGAGATCATTCCTACCTTTGCCCGAAAGCGTTTGTTTGGGTATGCCTCAATGGTTTACGCGACCGCTTCTATCGCCATTCTCTCTTTTATCGTCTGGGCTCACCATATGTTTACCGTGGGGCTGCCTCTGGTCGGAGAGTTGTTCTTTATGTATACCACTATGCTTATTGCGGTTCCTACCGGGGTAAAAGTATTCAACTGGGTGGCCACGATGTTTCGCGGCTCGATGACTTTCGAAACCCCGATGCTCTTTTCGCTGGCCTTTGTTGTGCTTTTTACTATAGGTGGTTTCTCCGGTCTGATGTTGGCGATAGCCCCAGCTGATTTCCAATATCACGATACTTACTTTGTGGTTGCTCACTTTCATTATGTGCTGGTACCTGGGTCGGTGTTTTCGATTATGGCAGCCGCGTATTTCTGGTTGCCGAAATGGACCGGCCATATGTACAACGAGGCGATGGGCAAGCTGCATTTCTGGCTCTCATTTATTGGCGTCAATGTTACTTTTTTTCCAATGCATTTCCTTGGGTTGGCGGGGATGCCCCGGCGTATTCCTGACTACGCTCTACAGTTTGCTGATTTTAATATGGTGGCAACGTTTGGAGCCTTCCTGTTCGGCTTCTCTCAGTTAATCTTTGTTTATAATGTCATCAGCTGTATTCGCTCGGGAAAGAAAGCCACTGCTCAGGTATGGGAAGGAAGTCATGGCCTGGAATGGACTCTTTCCTCACCGCCGCCGTACCACTCCTTTACAGAACCGCCTGCTTTTACCAGTCCCCACCGGGCGAATGGTTGA
- a CDS encoding cytochrome c oxidase subunit 3, with product MSSQAYYVPAQSRWPILASVSLFLMAYGAGTLINALSADSGGLLGLGFLLLGALSMGLILVGWFGHVIDESGQGLYSDQMDRSFRWGMSWFIFSEVMFFAAFFGTLFYVRILAVPWLGGEGEKGVSNMLWQGFKATWPLMSTPDMKAFPGPKGLIDPLHLPLINTLLLLSSSVTVTVAHYRLKQDRRPQVILWLLLTVVLGCAFLVFQALEYIEAYHELGLTLQAGIYGATFFILTGFHGMHVTLGTLMLLIILLRVIRGHFAPDHHFGFEAVSWYWHFVDVIWVGLFLFVYLL from the coding sequence ATGAGTAGTCAGGCTTATTATGTTCCGGCTCAGAGCCGCTGGCCTATTTTGGCTTCTGTGTCGCTGTTTTTGATGGCTTATGGCGCAGGTACGCTGATCAACGCTTTGAGTGCAGATTCGGGAGGGCTGCTTGGGCTCGGCTTCTTGTTACTAGGTGCGCTGAGTATGGGATTGATTCTGGTGGGCTGGTTTGGTCATGTGATCGATGAAAGTGGACAGGGGTTATATTCAGATCAGATGGATCGCTCATTTCGCTGGGGTATGAGCTGGTTTATTTTCTCAGAAGTGATGTTCTTTGCAGCCTTTTTCGGCACGCTGTTTTATGTTCGCATTCTGGCGGTTCCCTGGTTGGGTGGAGAGGGAGAAAAGGGTGTTTCCAATATGTTGTGGCAGGGCTTTAAAGCAACCTGGCCGTTGATGAGTACGCCGGATATGAAGGCCTTTCCTGGCCCGAAAGGGCTTATTGACCCTTTGCATCTGCCGCTGATAAATACTCTGCTTCTGCTCAGTTCCAGTGTGACGGTTACGGTTGCGCATTACCGCCTGAAGCAGGATCGTCGCCCCCAGGTCATTTTGTGGTTGTTACTTACTGTTGTATTGGGTTGTGCGTTTCTGGTCTTCCAGGCGCTGGAATATATAGAGGCCTACCATGAGCTAGGTTTGACGCTACAGGCCGGTATTTACGGTGCCACATTTTTTATTCTGACCGGCTTTCACGGAATGCACGTGACGCTGGGAACACTGATGCTGTTGATTATTCTGCTAAGGGTGATTCGTGGCCATTTTGCGCCAGACCATCATTTTGGGTTCGAAGCGGTGTCCTGGTACTGGCATTTTGTCGATGTGATCTGGGTAGGATTGTTTTTGTTTGTCTATCTCTTATAA
- a CDS encoding cytochrome c oxidase assembly protein — MSQLQRRNRSLITRLIAGTVLMFGFGFLLVPLYDVFCRVTGLNGKVLNNGPVAQVVEMNPERRVRVQLLAVNNEAMPWRFQPDQPEISVFPGEMKQTAFMAFNPTRRSMVGQAVPSVAPSEAAAHLHKVNCFCFEQQPLMAGEQRAMPLVFMVDNELPLHISTITLSYTLFDITPEPRPVLTLQQHRQGESYE; from the coding sequence ATGAGCCAGTTGCAGCGACGTAATCGTTCTCTGATAACCCGACTGATCGCCGGAACCGTTCTGATGTTTGGCTTCGGCTTTCTGCTGGTGCCGCTTTATGACGTTTTTTGCCGGGTGACGGGGCTGAACGGCAAAGTGCTAAATAACGGGCCGGTGGCTCAGGTTGTTGAAATGAACCCGGAGCGTCGGGTACGGGTACAGCTTCTGGCGGTTAATAATGAGGCGATGCCCTGGCGGTTTCAGCCTGATCAGCCAGAAATATCAGTCTTTCCTGGCGAAATGAAGCAGACTGCCTTTATGGCGTTTAATCCGACTCGTCGCAGTATGGTGGGGCAGGCTGTTCCCAGTGTAGCGCCTTCTGAAGCGGCCGCGCATCTGCATAAGGTTAACTGTTTCTGCTTTGAACAACAGCCTTTGATGGCGGGTGAGCAGCGCGCAATGCCTTTGGTTTTTATGGTTGATAACGAACTTCCTCTGCATATTTCCACGATTACACTGTCTTATACCCTGTTTGATATTACCCCTGAACCCAGGCCGGTATTGACGCTTCAACAGCATCGGCAAGGAGAGTCATATGAGTAG
- the coxB gene encoding cytochrome c oxidase subunit II, with amino-acid sequence MRRNGRALLFAGLFYAPLVSADWQVNLIEGATEISRSVYNLHMVIFYICVAIAVIVFGVMFWSIFWHRKSRGAKAAHFHESTWVEIAWTIVPVIILVSMAVPASTTLIQMYDKNSAELDIQITGYQWKWRYQYLNQDIDFFSSLSTPPEQISNEQIKGENYLLEVDKPLVIPAGKKIRFLLTSNDVIHSWWVPALAVKKDAIPGFVNESWTRVDQPGIYRGQCAELCGRDHGFMPIVVEVKSPEDYQMWVAEQASLKVVEQQSAQKEWSQAELMIRGEAVYKASCAACHQLEGQGIPGVFPALVGSPLMSGDSAEHIDAVLHGRSGTAMQAFAEQLNTVDLAAVITYERSAWGNQGGAVTVQQIAELLKE; translated from the coding sequence ATGAGACGTAACGGAAGGGCCCTGTTATTCGCAGGGCTTTTTTATGCGCCGCTGGTGTCAGCTGACTGGCAGGTAAACCTTATCGAAGGAGCGACTGAGATTAGTCGCTCTGTCTATAACCTGCATATGGTTATCTTTTATATCTGTGTTGCCATCGCCGTAATAGTGTTTGGTGTTATGTTCTGGTCTATCTTCTGGCACCGAAAATCCCGGGGGGCCAAGGCGGCTCATTTTCATGAGAGTACCTGGGTCGAGATCGCCTGGACGATCGTGCCAGTGATTATTCTGGTTTCTATGGCGGTTCCCGCCAGTACAACTCTTATCCAAATGTATGACAAGAACAGCGCTGAACTGGATATCCAGATTACGGGATATCAGTGGAAATGGCGCTATCAGTATCTTAATCAGGATATCGACTTCTTCAGTAGCCTGTCTACACCACCGGAACAGATTAGCAATGAGCAGATTAAAGGAGAGAACTACCTGCTTGAAGTTGATAAGCCTCTGGTCATTCCCGCCGGGAAAAAAATACGTTTCTTACTGACCTCTAATGATGTGATTCACTCCTGGTGGGTGCCTGCTCTGGCAGTGAAAAAAGATGCGATTCCCGGTTTTGTCAACGAGTCCTGGACGCGGGTAGATCAGCCCGGCATATATCGTGGCCAGTGTGCTGAACTGTGTGGGCGAGATCATGGTTTTATGCCGATAGTAGTCGAGGTTAAATCACCTGAAGATTATCAGATGTGGGTGGCTGAACAAGCCAGTCTCAAAGTGGTAGAGCAACAGTCTGCACAGAAAGAGTGGAGCCAGGCAGAGCTGATGATACGAGGGGAAGCTGTTTACAAAGCTAGCTGTGCTGCTTGTCATCAGCTGGAAGGGCAGGGTATTCCTGGAGTATTCCCTGCGTTAGTGGGTAGTCCCCTGATGTCGGGTGATTCGGCCGAGCATATTGATGCGGTACTACATGGACGTTCAGGAACGGCTATGCAGGCCTTTGCTGAACAGCTTAATACGGTAGATCTGGCCGCAGTGATTACTTACGAACGAAGCGCCTGGGGCAATCAGGGCGGCGCAGTGACTGTTCAGCAGATTGCTGAGTTGTTGAAGGAGTAG